A genomic segment from Nasonia vitripennis strain AsymCx chromosome 3 unlocalized genomic scaffold, Nvit_psr_1.1 chr3_random0010, whole genome shotgun sequence encodes:
- the LOC116416864 gene encoding uncharacterized protein LOC116416864: MYEKRRLKSQNKADVAWKTEKASLVELNKNLDINITLTIERAGGRGRGGRGRGGSGFVGPVSDNEFDPASATIEPVGDPIDDSVTGTNGGIDTGNTATSASGLVVDAGNATGPAGRINGENTAGNTSINTVGSAGNLAADFGAGNAICSSAGYGSCPAGGSANGTSTSVVILYLKLYPIFANVVDPLLTLVQRMLLGAAKEMLVVAAEVSLLVEVMDVVEESMLNDNPNFYNPQHQAVGYGAYEPHPRQRFYLQERLYNYVPYNHWKNWTKDDHEVSKEIKNLKNTVYGLSKRVKTQEATALTRGSAELPATATITAPASSGKVTEAGTTLMTNALSAQQMPALQMPVSSMPPLQMPMFASHMLAQQMAAPQTPILQAMQGQMPMAPNQAPTINPYQMLAQQPQAYFNPFGWQF, encoded by the exons ATGTACGAGAAACGCAGACTAAAGTCACAAAATAAGGCCGATGTGGCTTGGAAAACAGAAAAGGCCTCACTGGtcgaattaaacaaaaatttggatATAAATATTACC CTTACTATTGAACGGGCTGGTGGACGTGGCCGTGGTGGACGTGGCCGTGGTGGTTCTGGTTTTGTTGGTCCTGTTAGTGACAATGAGTTTGATCCTGCTAGCGCTACTATTGAACCTGTAGGTGACCCCATTGATGATAGTGTGACTGGTACAAATGGTGGCATCGATACTGGAAATACTGCTACATCAGCCAGTGGCCTTGTTGTTGATGCTGGCAACGCGACTGGTCCTGCTGGTAGGATCAATGGTGAAAATACTGCTGGCAATACATCTATCAATACTGTTGGATCTGCTGGTAACCTTGCTGCTGATTTTGGTGCTGGCAATGCGATTTGCTCCAGTGCTGGCTATGGGTCTTGCCCTGCTGGTGGTTCTGCAAATGGCACTAGTACTAGCGTCGTAATATTATACCTCAAATTGTATCCAATATTTGCTAATGTG GTGGACCCGCTGTTGACGCTAGTGCAGAGGATGCTGCTGGGAGCGGCCAAGGAAATGCTGGTCGTGGCGGCCGAGGTATCGCTGCTTGTAGAGGTCATGGATGTGGTCGAGGAATCGATGCTGAACGACAACccaaatttttataatcctCAACATCAAGCTGTCGGATATGGAGCTTATGAACCGCACCCTCGTCAGCGATTCTATCTACAAGAGAGACTATATAATTATGTTCCGTATAATCACTGGAAGAACTGGACCAAGGATGATCATGAAGTTtctaaagaaataaaaaatctgaAGAAT ACAGTATATGGACTCAGTAAGCGAGTAAAAACGCAAGAGGCAACAGCCCTGACGAGAGGATCAGCAGAATTACCTGCAACGGCAACGATCACCGCACCGGCTTCATCTGGAAAAGTTACTGAAGCGGGTACAACTCTGATGACTAATGCATTAAGTGCACAACAAATGCCTGCCTTGCAGATGCCTGTATCTTCAATGCCTCCGTTGCAGATGCCT ATGTTTGCCTCGCACATGCTGGCCCAACAAATGGCTGCACCACAGACGCCAATATTACAGGCAATGCAAGGGCAAATGCCGATGGCACCTAATCAAGCGCCAACGATAAACCCATACCAAATGCTTGCACAACAGCCACAGGCCTATTTCAATCCTTTTGGATGGCAGTTCTAA